In Humulus lupulus chromosome 7, drHumLupu1.1, whole genome shotgun sequence, the following are encoded in one genomic region:
- the LOC133789157 gene encoding probable 2-carboxy-D-arabinitol-1-phosphatase produces the protein MISLTPSIVFFTTPTRHNHTPRFTAPCSTLQELHSSSDEETPLLHTPVPFPPIKAAKRVVLVRHGQSTWNEEGRIQGSSNFSVLTKKGEAQAETSRQMLIDDAFDVCFSSPLERSKRTAEIIWGNRGEEVITDLDLREIDLYSFQGLLKHEGKAKFGEAFRKWQVDAANFNIDGHYPVRELWDRARNCWDKILEHEGRSVLVVAHNAVNQALVATAIGLGTEYFRVLLQSNCGVSVLDFTPKIEGGSPSICLNRLNQTPNSPVGGSSGGRKTSKRFILVCHGFTQTNVEASNPLSGDKSMNMLGVIQSQKIAELLLDTKVSSIISSPKSACVETANAISRVQEAAECLGADCVPRYVEMKQTQNLDVENILQQSNKDSSVVPPLQHGCLNGFEDSILSAVWEQSEKAWEYLLEELASEGEADRVVVVVGDPAINIALMVHCLNLTKEWMGSFHLDSGSISIVDFPDGPAGNGVIRCINYTAHLGRWSIPITRLSVDDEAF, from the exons ATGATATCTCTCACTCCTTCTATCGTCTTCTTCACCACTCCCACACGCCATAACCATACTCCTCGTTTCACTGCTCCCTGTTCAACCCTCCAAGAGCTCCACAGCTCATCCGACGAAGAGACCCCACTTCTCCACACGCCGGTGCCGTTCCCGCCGATCAAGGCCGCGAAGCGAGTTGTTCTGGTGAGGCACGGCCAGAGCACTTGGAATGAGGAGGGCCGGATCCAAGGGAGCTCCAATTTCTCTGTTCTCACCAAGAAAGGCGAGGCTCAAGCCGAGACCTCGAGGCAAATGCTCATCGATGACGCCTTCGATGTTTGCTTCTCCAG TCCTCTTGAGCGATCGAAGAGAACTGCTGAGATTATTTGGGGTAATCGGGGAGAGGAAGTGATTACTGATTTGGATTTGAGAGAAATCGACTTGTATTCCTTTCAA GGGCTTTTAAAGCACGAAGGGAAAGCAAAATTTGGGGAGGCTTTTCGAAAATGGCAGGTGGATGCTGCGAATTTCAACATCGACGGGCATTATCCGGTGAGAGAGTTATGGGATCGAGCTAGGAATTGTTGGGACAAGATACTTGAACATGAGGGGAGGTCTGTTCTTGTGGTTGCTCACAATGCTGTTAATCAGGCTCTTGTTGCTACTGCTATTG GATTAGGAACTGAGTATTTTAGGGTATTGCTTCAGAGCAATTGTGGAGTGAGTGTTTTGGATTTCACTCCAAAAATTGAGGGCGGATCGCCATCTATTTGTCTTAATCGTTTAAATCAG ACACCAAACTCACCTGTAGGTGGAAGTTCTGGAGGAAGGAAAACAAGCAAGAGGTTCATACTTGTGTGCCATGGATTTACACAAACTAATGTAGAG GCTAGCAATCCTTTATCTGGGGATAAATCTATGAACATGCTTGGTGTTATACAG TCCCAGAAAATTGCTGAGCTACTTCTTGATACGAAAGTTAGTTCTATTATTAGCAGTCCAAAGAGTGCTTGTGTCGAAACAGCCAATGCCATCTCCAGA GTACAAGAAGCTGCCGAATGCTTGGGAGCTGACTGCGTGCCTCGGTATGTGGAAATGAAGCAAACACAGAACCTGGATGTTGAAAACATCCTTCAGCAATCAAATAAG GACTCCAGTGTGGTTCCACCTCTTCAGCATGGTTGTTTAAATGGTTTCGAGGACTCGATCCTTTCGGCAGTGTGGGAACAATCAGAGAAAGCATGGGAATATCTGCTCGAGGAACTAGCCAGTGAAGGTGAAGCAGATAgagttgttgttgtggttggtgATCCTGCAATTAACATCGCACTAATGGTGCACTGCCTGAATCTGACAAAGGAATGGATGGGATCATTTCATCTTGACTCCGGAAGCATCAGCATCGTTGATTTCCCCGATGGCCCAGCCGGAAATGGCGTTATCCGATGCATAAATTATACAGCTCATTTGGGAAGATGGTCAATTCCAATCACAAGATTATCAGTGGATGATGAAGCATTCTAG